In one window of Borrelia anserina Es DNA:
- the rseP gene encoding RIP metalloprotease RseP, translated as MSIFLSVLSFSFIIFIHELGHFLFAKLFKVKVEVFSVGIGPSLFKIKIKDTEYRFSPIFLGGYCKLKGAEHLENELRLNRQLEADKDSIFGISNFKKILIYFAGPLFNLIFALVIFIVIEMLGIVYPDYSSKIVVISNSALSKFRNGDVILNINDSDIRYFSDLKRVVPLEDSRITFTVLRDGKSISFKEHTNLDKLLKEISPWVDLVIAKVQTNSSAEVAGLKPNDRIISINDIVVNNNEELGNLIARLNVNLVNIKYERDGEILTSKLVFQDINKSLGVYLLPGLNRVVKADNLGIAIRNSFNRVLGILGNILYSIVALFIDFSSGAKNFTGPIGVVNILVGSFSFGILYWLDTIAIFNLLIAGMNLFFVVIPMLDGGQILITLIEILRGKRFRAKFVYYFYIVGILLMLILFILGFLNDFHNLG; from the coding sequence ATGTCTATTTTTCTTAGTGTTTTATCTTTTTCTTTTATAATATTCATCCATGAGTTGGGGCATTTTTTATTTGCCAAGCTTTTTAAAGTTAAGGTTGAAGTTTTTTCTGTAGGGATAGGACCTAGTCTTTTTAAAATTAAAATAAAAGACACAGAATATAGATTTTCTCCTATTTTTTTGGGGGGATATTGTAAGCTTAAAGGGGCTGAACACTTAGAAAATGAGCTTAGATTAAATAGACAGCTTGAAGCAGATAAGGATTCTATTTTTGGTATTTCTAATTTTAAAAAAATATTAATATATTTTGCAGGACCTCTTTTTAATTTAATTTTTGCATTAGTCATTTTTATTGTAATAGAAATGCTAGGTATTGTTTATCCTGATTATTCTAGTAAGATAGTCGTTATTAGTAATAGTGCTTTGAGTAAATTTAGAAATGGGGATGTTATTTTAAATATTAATGATAGTGATATAAGATATTTTTCTGATTTAAAGAGAGTTGTCCCATTAGAAGATTCCAGAATAACTTTTACAGTTTTAAGAGACGGTAAGAGTATTAGTTTTAAGGAACATACAAATTTAGATAAGCTTTTAAAAGAAATTAGTCCTTGGGTAGATCTTGTTATTGCCAAAGTTCAGACGAATTCTTCAGCCGAAGTTGCTGGTCTTAAGCCGAATGATAGGATAATAAGCATTAATGATATAGTTGTAAATAATAATGAGGAATTAGGAAATTTGATTGCTCGGCTTAATGTTAATTTAGTAAATATTAAGTATGAAAGAGATGGGGAGATTTTAACTTCGAAGTTAGTGTTTCAAGATATTAATAAGAGTTTAGGAGTTTATTTATTGCCTGGTTTAAATCGGGTGGTTAAAGCCGATAATTTGGGAATTGCTATTAGAAATTCTTTTAATAGAGTTTTGGGTATTTTGGGGAATATTCTCTATTCCATTGTTGCGTTATTCATTGATTTTAGTAGTGGTGCTAAGAATTTTACAGGACCTATTGGTGTGGTTAATATCCTTGTTGGATCTTTTTCTTTTGGTATTTTATATTGGCTTGATACTATTGCTATTTTTAATTTACTTATTGCTGGTATGAATTTATTTTTTGTTGTAATTCCAATGCTTGATGGAGGTCAAATTCTTATTACTTTAATTGAAATCTTGCGTGGAAAGCGATTTAGAGCAAAATTTGTTTATTATTTCTATATTGTTGGTATTTTATTGATGTTAATTCTTTTTATATTAGGGTTTTTAAATGATTTTCACAATTTAGGGTAA
- the trhA gene encoding PAQR family membrane homeostasis protein TrhA, with amino-acid sequence MFEKDKKYKLYNNVVPKNELFSSISHLIGIILSIIGTTILITLSTTTKKYLHAALFFIYGSSMTLLYTMSTLYHIFAKGSKIKELFRKLDHISIFILIAGTYTPPCLILIPNVYGKIILTTVWGFAILGIIFKSIYINSPGWINGCMFILMGWSAIFGVKLIYNSIPIQGFIWLTLGGIFYTLGGIVYSASKKLNPIANMRMHDFFHILILLASFAHFWFMLKYVLPIG; translated from the coding sequence ATGTTTGAAAAAGATAAAAAATATAAGTTATATAATAACGTAGTACCTAAAAACGAATTATTCAGCTCAATATCTCACCTGATTGGTATTATTTTATCGATAATAGGAACAACAATTCTCATTACTTTATCAACTACAACAAAAAAGTATCTCCATGCAGCATTATTTTTTATCTATGGCTCATCAATGACATTACTATATACAATGAGTACTCTTTATCATATCTTTGCGAAGGGAAGCAAAATAAAAGAACTCTTTAGAAAACTTGATCATATCTCAATATTTATACTGATAGCAGGAACATACACTCCACCATGTCTAATTCTCATACCAAACGTTTATGGAAAAATAATCCTTACAACAGTTTGGGGATTTGCTATTTTAGGAATCATTTTTAAGTCAATATACATAAATAGTCCCGGATGGATTAACGGATGCATGTTCATACTTATGGGATGGAGTGCCATATTTGGAGTTAAACTAATTTATAATAGTATTCCTATCCAAGGATTTATATGGCTAACTCTTGGAGGCATTTTTTACACACTAGGAGGAATAGTATATTCAGCAAGCAAAAAACTTAACCCAATAGCAAACATGAGAATGCACGATTTTTTTCACATTCTAATATTGCTTGCATCTTTTGCTCACTTTTGGTTCATGCTAAAATATGTACTCCCTATAGGTTAA
- a CDS encoding phosphatidate cytidylyltransferase: protein MGDKNLFNLGSNKLTFIARLGTFLFFVPLILFLIFLEFKNYLLINILIFIFSGVAAKEVNDLLKIKSSYLSNTLSFFLGMFPPVLTYIHCNIFDLGINIVFYLVITLVFSNWIVNLVFVKENEIVNFLSQASSIIFILIYPGVLMSFVVAITTLPRAPILLLVLFSMVSGNDTFAYLVGYFFGKNSYRPTIVSPNKTIMGFLGGILFSVIFSMVVVCLGFINLTYGEAIIFGVLIGFFTIIGDLFESGLKRSAGVKDSGNIIPGRGGALDSIDSYLLTGPIFYLYLS, encoded by the coding sequence TTGGGAGATAAAAATTTATTTAATCTTGGGTCTAATAAATTAACATTTATTGCTCGGCTTGGGACATTTTTATTTTTTGTTCCTTTAATTTTGTTTTTAATATTTTTAGAATTTAAGAATTATTTATTAATTAATATTTTAATTTTTATATTTAGTGGAGTTGCTGCAAAGGAAGTTAATGATTTGCTTAAGATTAAGTCTTCTTATCTTTCTAATACTTTATCCTTCTTTTTAGGGATGTTTCCTCCGGTCTTGACATATATACATTGCAATATTTTTGACTTGGGTATAAACATAGTATTTTACTTAGTTATAACTTTAGTTTTTAGTAACTGGATTGTTAATTTGGTTTTCGTTAAGGAGAATGAAATTGTTAATTTTTTGTCACAGGCATCCTCAATAATTTTTATACTTATATATCCGGGTGTTTTGATGTCATTTGTTGTTGCTATTACTACTTTACCAAGAGCACCTATTCTTTTGTTAGTCCTTTTTTCTATGGTTAGTGGTAATGATACTTTTGCTTATCTTGTTGGGTATTTCTTTGGCAAAAATAGTTATAGACCTACAATTGTTAGTCCTAATAAGACGATAATGGGATTTTTAGGTGGTATATTATTTTCTGTGATTTTTTCAATGGTTGTGGTATGTCTAGGGTTTATAAATTTAACTTATGGAGAAGCTATTATTTTTGGTGTTTTAATAGGATTTTTTACTATCATTGGTGATTTGTTTGAATCTGGGCTTAAGCGTAGTGCAGGAGTTAAAGATTCTGGTAACATTATCCCTGGTAGAGGCGGTGCTCTTGATTCTATTGATTCATACCTTTTAACAGGACCTATATTTTATTTATATTTATCGTAG